In Nomia melanderi isolate GNS246 chromosome 5, iyNomMela1, whole genome shotgun sequence, a single genomic region encodes these proteins:
- the Dlc90F gene encoding dynein light chain 90F: MMEDMQEETQFVVDDVSKIIKEAIEMSIGGNAYQHNKVNQWTSNVVEACLGNLTKLQKPYKYIVTCVIMQKNGAGLHTASSCFWDNATDGSCTVRWENKTMYCIVSVFGLAI; encoded by the exons ATGATGGAAGATATGCAAGAGGAG accCAGTTTGTGGTAGACGATGTGAGCAAAATTATCAAGGAAGCAATTGAAATGTCTATTGGTGGAAATGCTTATCAGCACAATAAAGTAAATCAGTGGACATCTAATGTTGTTGAAGCATGTTTGGGAAATCTTACAAAACTACAAAAGCCATATAAGTATATAG ttactTGTGTCATTATGCAGAAGAATGGAGCTGGGTTACATACAGCAAGTTCATGTTTTTGGGATAATGCTACTGATGGTAGTTGTACAGTTCGTTGGGAAAATAAGACAATGTACTGCATTGTCTCTGTATTTGGTTTAGCAATTTAA
- the LOC116431043 gene encoding uncharacterized protein LOC116431043: MTVITKAICEKKTDKMEKPLFVEENATEDAKGDPEAQVQKTDVGGHCIISRKNVHRFHVTPIPLLFLVALMILIIGVTGGLYIYRQYRTQMHRFRTGWYSIPYDSSNKPYNNNAVHQGLLADSDLFKSLTRVANQDAMNTEKNVDNDNRKNSFFKERFEFDLENEHYEKIYVPDFRGGLRGRFIYDFNINKTGIVDIKRQCCFVMPLNRERVLPPRNMYDLLRKMYNGYYKLDTKVVRETMRVVFPAITDESVVGTYIAHECHGLPIYMLTTVNSNVVKRSISNGIFGQFAGKTIVELNILNLGEVDKYEKSSEK, encoded by the exons ATGACGGTCATCACAAAGGCTATTTGCGAAAAGAAGACGGATAAAATGGAAAAACCATTGTTTGTTGAAGAAAATGCAACG GAAGATGCAAAGGGAGATCCAGAAGCACAAGTTCAGAAAACTGATGTGGGCGGGCATTGCATTATCTCTAGGAAAAATGTACATCGTTTTCATGTTACACCAATACCATTATTATTTCTTGTTGCATTGATGATTCTAATAATTGGTGTTACTGGAGGTCTATACATATATAGACAATATAGAACACAAATGCACAGATTTAGAACTGGATGGTATAGCATTCCCTACGATAGTTCAAACAAACCATATAACAATAATGCAGTTCATCAAGGATTATTAGCAGACTCTGATTTGTTTAAAAGTTTAACAAGAGTTGCAAATCAAGATGCAATGAATACTGAAAAAAATGTGGATAATGACAATAGGAAAAACTCATTTTTCAAGGAGCGATTTGAATTTGATTTAGAGAACGAGCATTATGAGAAAATTTATGTGCCTGATTTTCGTGGTGGACTTAGAGGCAGATTCATCTATGATTTTAACATT AACAAAACTGGGATTGTTGATATTAAGAGACAATGCTGTTTTGTAATGCCATTAAATCGTGAAAGAGTTTTACCACCACGTAATATGTATGATcttctaagaaaaatgtataatg GTTATTATAAACTAGATACTAAAGTTGTTAGAGAAACAATGAGAGTAGTATTTCCGGCAATCACTGATGAGTCTGTTGTTGGAACATATATAGCTCATGAATGTCACGGTTTACCTATATATATGTTGACAACAGTAAATTCAAATG TTGTCAAACGCAGCATATCAAATGGTATATTTGGACAGTTCGCAGGAAAAACTATTGtagaactaaatattttgaacttAGGTGAAGttgataaatatgaaaaaagttcagaaaaatga
- the LOC116431045 gene encoding U11/U12 small nuclear ribonucleoprotein 25 kDa protein: MQNIVEDIKSENSRENENLFQKEETSNKNPEFDHEELMKLTKEAIDNIIESDPLFRGLPADVTIEELKAQMAVAQGQAITVYLNRGELPKLGVVVPPYNTTVLDLKKAIKRHTTLSLKRENVKRIISWKHVWKKYYLCFENVKLIDDKEDIKTYGISNKAELYYIKKRREKNKLVRNT; encoded by the exons atgcaaaatataGTCGAAGACATCAAATCAGAAAATTCAAGagagaatgaaaatttatttcaaaaggaAGAAACGTCAAATAAAAATCCAGAATTTGATCATGAGGAACTAATGAAATTAACTAAAGAAGCaatagataatataattgaaaGTGATCCGCTCTTTCGTGGTTTACCGGCGGATGTGACAATTGAAGAGCTTAAAGCTCAAATGGCAGTTGCACAAGGGCAAGCAATAACTGTATACTTGAATCGCGGAGAACTGCCAAAACTTGGAGTTGTG GTACCACCTTATAATACTACAGTTTTAGACCTTAAAAAAGCTATTAAACGACATACAACTTTATCATTAAAGAGAGAGAatgttaaaagaataataagttGGAAGCATGtatggaaaaaatattatttatgtttcgaAAACGTAAAATTAATAGACGATAAAGAAGATATAAAAACTTATGGAATTTCAAATAAAGCAGaattgtactatataaagaAACGTAGGGAAAAGAACAAATTAGTAAGGAATACTTAG
- the LOC116431044 gene encoding distal membrane arm assembly component 2, which produces MWIQRSICTLTKISGGNITFFKKVHSNTVRTFYNDNAAIKFLIRNINQKRFDLSNIAYKVEEPRKEEKSIFDYVFTPQKAREKHDFLAFYFKTWWQHKVKEWKKFINKFWYEKATEFGPNIAAAVLVLKFGGRVKFYHKKDWFKTGQIRLPFNYDPEYIVEGLDLKAYPIEFEDLNILCNLFQLRLLCLKGCKTIDDWAIDKLAMECPSLEYLDVSNCINLTEKGLVALYKMPNLKKLIVTDFYNSAAFKLTCFMLEDINPYLKCEIHTPESSLVADS; this is translated from the coding sequence ATGTGGATTCAACGTTCGATTTGTACTCTCACGAAAATTTCAGGAGGAAATATAAccttttttaaaaaagtacatTCTAACACTGTAAGAACGTTCTATAATGACAATGCTGCCATCAAGTTTTTGATACGCAATATAAATCAAAAACGTTTTGATCTTTCTAATATAGCATATAAGGTGGAAGAGCCtaggaaagaggaaaaatcaatatttgatTACGTATTTACTCCACAAAAAGCACGTGAAAAACACGATTTTTTAGCATTTTATTTTAAGACATGGTGGCAACACAAGGTAAAAGAAtggaagaaatttataaataaattttggtaCGAAAAGGCTACGGAGTTTGGACCCAATATAGCAGCTGCTGTACTTGTTTTGAAATTTGGTGGAAGAGTGAAGTTCTATCATAAAAAAGATTGGTTCAAAACAGGTCAAATTCGTTTGCCATTTAACTATGATCCTGAATATATTGTAGAAGGATTAGACTTAAAGGCATATCCCATAGAATTTGAAGATCTTAATATCTTATGTAATCTTTTTCAACTTCGGTTGCTATGTCTCAAAGGATGTAAAACCATTGATGATTGGGCAATAGACAAGTTAGCTATGGAATGTCCTTCACTAGAATACCTTGATGTatcaaattgtataaatttgaCAGAAAAAGGATTAGTAGCATTATATAAAATGCcaaatctaaaaaaattaattgtcacAGACTTTTATAACTCTGCTGCATTTAAGTTAACTTGTTTCATGTTAGAAGATATAAACCCATacttaaaatgtgaaatacacaCACCAGAAAGTAGTCTTGTAGCAGACAGCTGa